A segment of the Leptidea sinapis chromosome 21, ilLepSina1.1, whole genome shotgun sequence genome:
atttttacagtaaaaataataataatatatacatggAATTCCAAAATATAAGGGTTACATAGTGCCTCAATACATGATATGTTAGTGAAAGAGCAGTGTCCTGTAGGGTTTAGTACAAAATGTGTTTAGTAAATACTTGCCAGTATTGGTTTGATGTAAAAGACTGAATGTCATGTATGTGTTTGtatgaatattgttattttataatcttTACATTGAGTAAAAGTAGACTACAAAATAAGCTGTATAGTATGTAAGCTGTATAATTTATGTGTTGTTAttgaattttatgttattttatagtaGTTGATTATTCTCCAAGCGtaagattaataaatattcacatTGTATTTCAAATTTCGGAAATAGCTACttcttaattcaattaaatcTGTAAATTGGCTTTTAATGAAATCTAAATGCTTGGgcaataaaaaggcatttaatgtaattataattccattaaattataattatctgTGAAAGAAATAGAACTTAACTCATTAATTACTACAACACATTGAAGTATAACACATTATATAGTGTGAAATGTGGGAATGAGTGTGAAGacattgataaaatcataaaataggGTTTATTCCCATCAATAtcctatttttaaaacaaacccttttgttgaaaaacacaaaacacacaTTCTTATTTAGATGGAGCAGGTTATGTGATGTTTGGGGCTACAATTGTTGGATGTTATAGTTACACTGCTTGTcccttatatttttgtaaaaaattggTTTTTGATATTCAAACAGTACAATCTTTTATCAGGTAGTTGGTTGTAGAACAGGAGTTGATATGTATAGCCATTCTTAAAATATACTAAGTGAACATACTTATAATTCTAgtgcattttatgaaaatatgtaaaacaaaatttaaaatttgaaaaatgctatTAGTATTGCTGTCCATCTTCCCGATGCTCAACAATATTACAGAAGAAGACCTAGATGATGCTTTACTTGGTTACAACAAGGAAAAAATAAAGTTCACTCCAATTTACCTAGAGAGCCTGAAAATATGTTACAAGCCCAGTCATAGAATTTCGAAAAAGCTAAGACTATTGAACAAATCACTAACATTTCGCTTAGACTGGAAATAAGAACTTCCAACATAAGCTCACTCAAGCAAATTTACTATTTGGTTAGCGAAAGCTTCCGTTACTcttctgttgttgcaagagaatgtgggtggtggtgatcacttgacataAGTAGAAAAAATTTTAACCCctggtgttgtggatgtccatgttTGGCCCACCTATTATAAAGAAAATGTTGCGTAGATGGAACATTTTGCATAATGCTATtgaaataatcaaatatttttatgactatAATTGTATCTTTTTTTACAGTATCTATAATcgttataaacaataaaatcaattatatttatttatttccctcCTTGGGAAATAATgggttaatttaattatatggccATCACTCCCATATCATCCAATTGTTTGTTTCTGTACATCACTTTACTTACTATACAGTAGCTTATGACATATTTGTAGTTATACTAGAAGAGCATATATGAttccatttattaattaatttaacaagGTCTATTGTAAGCTTCATAATTTCTGCCCCATATCTTCATAGCTGCATAAACAAACGATGAATAGATATTAAACTTGTTTTGATCTGTAaaaatttatagtatttttttttcttgcatCTAATTATTCTCACATAATTACTGTATTGTAAAAAGTGTCGAGTTATatgtatcatattatattctgtAGCTTAATTGAATTTCCCTTTAAGATAAAACTAAATGACTGAAATATTAGGCAGCTACTGAGCTTAGATAGTTTCCAtttttatgatacttttgagtattttattttgGAGCAATTTAAATGagtgtaaaatgttttatatttataattaagataAATGCCGTGATAAACCCATAGATAACTAGTatagtattattaaatttacttagTACCTACTCATATTGTCATCAGGCCCcagtgaaatattatttaatattgtatgaATGTGTCCTATGCTAAGTGCTTCAAATCAAATAGATTCCAAACTATATTCCTCATTATAATATACATGAATATAACATTGTTATAAAagatatgttaatattattcaatactaATCCACAGTTATAATTTATCTATTATTCTTGAAATGATCATATTGGTCTGTACCATAGTGTTACTATGTAGATTTCTGTCTTTGTTTTAAATGgctatttgtaatatttaatgtgCTGATAACTATTTATAATTTAGAATAAAATGTTGTAAATTATATGCTAATTTTACTTAAATGCCAATGtcattaacaatataaaatactgCCTATCTTTTCATTACcaggaggatcctttgcacaggatgccggctagattatggtaaccacaacggcgcctttaccatcagcggaacgtcctgctcgtctcgtctgtTATTGTCATACAAAAAATCTTTACCCTGGTTATGATGATGTAGTTAGGACAGTACATGAAGGACATACTCTTTTCGTTATTAAAACTCCATGTTTTTTCGCTtatgtacattataattttttcaatatataaacatatcaaTTATGTGCACTTCATAATAATTCGTTCAGATTATCTTTAACTGCCTGAGTCCAACAATCCACACGTCTTCATGTCCATTATAAACAGTGGTTTTATATAGATCCGGAGACTGCTTTTTAAGGGGCTTGTGGGTCAACTGATGTTGACGTGATCATGTTCCGTTGCATCACTAGAGGAACCACGAGAATGTctcaatttgaataaataaataaaaaattctgttttcatgaaaatattttacacgCAACTAAATAGTCTCAAAGGAAGAAGTCTGGCACTGTTAGATCTGGACGGATCGTTAGGTTTTTTGCGAGCAACAATTCAATATGCCGTTAAACGATCACAAACCTACCATTACCCATATAATAGTCAAAGCCAATAAACATTATTAGATTACTTTTGCATCACCCGTTATCAACGGAGAAAACCGGAAAAGGAGGCTGATTGTACTTGTAAATTAAGCAGCAGAATCTGCCaatataggtacctactcgTCCGGAAAACGTTATAgatgtaatacaaattaatttgtaccaaattcGTGGAcgttgcgggattcgaacccgcggcTCTCGGGTTCCGACCGAGCGATCTtaccttaaaaataacaatatatatgttGTAAAAATGAGATTATAGATGTTGTAAAATATGAACACTAACAAGACGTCTATGCAATGCCACGCTGTTTACTGTATGCCCTGAACAATTGAGCAGCTTTGCGTCTCAATCGGTCGAATGGCATGAGCTGACAAAAGGGTACACCATGATGAGAGCAATACTCAAGACGTGCACCTTATTAGAGTGCTAGACTGTGTTAGCCGGCGTTGTATTGATCATTGAAAGCCGAATTGGCTTCCAGGTGACTCTGGTATCCCAAAGTAAAGGGATTAGTAGTTATATCGAAAAGCgcaaaataactgaagtacactaatctagcggtcgcaacattcgtgtactctcttatctttctaacggcatatgccgcagagctgagtatctgctagttgggcaatatgtggactccactaaagctttttatctaacgtgatacccaagaagaccatagtgtccacaagttccaatctctggtcatttataagttaCGTTGGTTTATACCtacgctgtgtttggtgtaatgaaccgtaaacactttgtttttctGCTGTTGTATGCACTTAGCatattattcgtctcaaaccaacgcactatctttgagagtgcattgtttacctcgtcatcaatatctgcacgtcgtttcactttaaaaataaatgaagtatcatcagcaaacaatacaatctcatggctatcatctactacaaacggtagatcgttaatatatataagaaacaagaagggaccgagaatagaaccctgtggaacacctattcccacaggtttaccccaAGACcgttgccatttacatcgagtATCTGAAccctttcgcttaaatatgatcactccataatgctttagtttagGAGTAAAGTATGTATGTAAACGGAAAGAACTTCACATCTTCAGATTTGGTAGCAATAATAATAGGTAttttttcaactaaaaaattcCCATTTAAAGTTTCTTCTTCTTGTTAGATAGTAGATAGTCATCTACTTTGAAAAAACAACAATCTTTTAAGAATATGATTGAAGTCTTCTATCGTTTCAAAAATTTCGATTCGGCAGAAGCTATTAAATATAGATAGGTATTAATGCCGTGTTGTTATGTTGTTCaagatattttcaattattcGTTTCAGCCTGGTTATGGTCAACCGGGAAATTATGGCCAATTGGAAATGGGTCATGGGCCGTATCCATCAGTGGGCGCAGGGGGAACCGTCTCGCCCCAAGTGCAGCAATGGTTTCGAGCTGTTGATAAGGACCAATCCGGTTTTATAACAGCGCCTGAATTGAAGGCTGCGTTAGTGAACGGTCAAGGGCAAACATTCTCAGAAGTTGCATGTAATTTAATGATAGGTAagtaagtgggaggctcctttgcacaggaagccggcggCACAaaggcgcctgtttctgccgtgaagcagtaatgtgtaaacattactgtgtttaggtgtaaagggcgccgtagctagtaaattactgggcacatgagacttaacatctaatgtctcaaggtgacgagcgcaattgtagtgccgctcagaatttttgggtttttcaagaatcctgagcggcactgcattgtaatgggtagggcgtatcaattaccatcagctgaacgttctgctcgtgtcgtcccctattttcataaaaaaagatattacagataaaattttatacaagtgtCTATCATAATAAAGCTTATTGTACACGGATACTGTCACGCCTGTCTTACTCCCTCAATCAGGTATCGAAACACGAAAACGTAAACTACGTACGAGCGGCAGCCACTCCAACGTGGCTTATTCATCAGGGACTCACGTGCTTTGTTCGTCACCTACTTCCCTTATccaaccaatattaaaaaaataataaaagtctaAAATTCTGTGCAGTGTTTAactatttaaacacgatttGCAATCCaaatttacctttttttaaACTCAATGCGAAAAATGCCGTCTGCACTTCGTCGAAACATTGTCGAAAGGTGGGTACATTTatacaatcataatattgttataatttgcAGGTATGTTTGATAAGGATAGATCTGGAACTATAAATCTCGAGGAGTTTGATAAATTGTACACTTATATCAACCAATGGCTGGCGGTATTCAAGACATACGACACTGACCAGTCGGGGCACATCGAGGAAAAAGAATTATCACAAGGTATTATATCACATACTAATTATTACTCCTCGACCTGACCATAAAGATACCTATGTtactaataaaaatgtattttctatGACGTTATGttatcttaataaaacttacctgtaagtaagtaaaaatacctataaataaggtattaaaacaaagtaaataaaagttaattttgatttggttattgttttataatggGGGGCAATCGGCTAACATGTTAAAATGTGGTGGGGCAATCTCCCATGGACTTCCACAATACCAGGGGTCAAGAAATGTGATGCCGGCCTTTTAGTTGGGGtatgctctatgcttgaaggACACTGAGTCGTATAgtttcgggaaaactgcagccagTAATTGAACTCACAAAGTGAAAgctgtgtgaggcaagaagTTCCTCGCACGTGTacataattaaagtaaatttgtatccaaaatttatgaacgatgcagaactcgaacctgcgacctctcgggttccgttcgagtgacgtatggttcgtaaatcttgttcaactctcaggttgtcactttacagttgataacctgctcaatcctaATAAATGcttattaagaaattgacttgagatgtcgctctttcaaatctaaacatatCTATGTATAGTATATAGTAGACGTTATGAGTGTTCTTTCCAACGAATTTGCGGTCATCCCAATTCTTGCACCAAAAACCTACTTTTCTTGATGTGACAGCCCATTCCCACCATTGGCTTGTTTTAGTTTTTCGGCTACAGATTTTTTACATATGTCAGTTCTCTATTTTGTTTTCGAAgtgaggataaacgagcgtacgggtcacctgaagttaagtgatcaccgccgcccacattctcttgtaacaccagaggaatcacaggagcgttgccggacctTTAAAAAAATGCGCGCTTttatgtcgtatcatcctggaaacaccgcataaggaagctcattgcacagcttggttgtacgtggaagaaagttccttcgAAACTGCATTGTGGAAAACACcttacatccagatggtgggtgtAGGGACACGTATGCAAATATGCTTATGGAAGCTATttgtatatgtatgtgtgtcCACACTGTGTTcccatcaattattattttattttatattcagtaaATCATTTAGTTCGGttcacttataataaatgtgattaagtaatatacatattaagattCTATATTCGATTTTTATTGAAGACTTCCATTATATAGGACCCTACTCTAAAGTGgagatgatatatatatatatattatatctcttTACTTGAATATATTCAAACAGTATAAAGATTAATCATGTCTTCAATTTCCAGCGTTATCACAAATGGGATTCAGGTTCTCGCCagaattcataaattttttgacAAAGAGGAGCGATCCCAGGGAGGGAAAAATTTCAGTGGACAGTTTTATTGTTATGTGTGTTCAACTACAACGTTTCACAGAAGCATTTAGAGCAAGAGATACACAACAGAATGGCACTGTCACAATCGGGTTTGAGGATTTTCTCAATATTGCTTTGAGCTGTTCTATCTGAACTTACACATTTACGATGCATAATATCATCTTATTTCTTATACAagaatgatataaaaatgaataaatacatgAATTTTCATTAAGCAGTCACTTTACGCAGTCACACTATTCTGGGCTCAACATAAAAGCTTTATGCTTGAAACACGAATGAAATATTACACTTATACTTATGTAttgacatattattttgttaaccaattatttgttttttaactttataatgGAGAAACTCACTATCATTAAATATAGAGAAGTCATTAATGAtgaataaattactttattatgttCTTGTTTATACTGaactcattatttttttattatgacaatacttttattgtttatgaggttttttttacaataaatccATACTTGAGACACTCCACTAAATGCCAGCATAATTAAGCTACAAGTAGGTAGAGGTTTAAGCTATCTGTAGAAGAACactattttgttataaataaaagataaataaatttcacatttttatttcaccttgtttcattttataaacagCTGGTCACAAATGTTTCAGGTATTAATTAGTTCACAGGTCCACTAAAACTCCATTGAATTACCTGAAAAAAAATAACGTTCATGTTTAACTTTACCTATGTAAGAGTTAAGTGAATCAAGGCTGGTgagagttaaaaaaattatatttattcgccATTGgatatttaaatatcttatttaaaattgattcctccaCTCACATTCGAAAAGATGTCAcatccaggggcgtgcatatgcATATATATGCCTTTATGCATTGCCTACCTCGttgaaagtattaaataaaataaataaatacaagtactcaatatataataaatattaaagttaattaagtttaatttggttccgttaatctataaccaaacttctattgaacaccgaCTCATTCAATATTTCCTTACGCTATACCTAGCGTTAGTTAGCATTTTTGGGACTGCCGGTAGCTAAGAGTATTTCATAGATCTTACTTGGAAAAGTATTGGTCACAGTTAGacgatattttctttttttgacttattcgtgtaagcctttcagtttttgacatttgagtatttttgttgcgtcactttgcacatattgtaattgaaatgatttgtaaaacaattaaaatgtaaatctcgacttaaaagagtggcaatgagtttcttgctacttcttctcatcagctcaaccctttacgaagtagcggtaaattcaataagaaacaatatttttattttttttgacattcataagtgtcatttccgtgacctacatgaataaagtgtttttgaatttgatattcAGTAATGTAGGCTAGGTAAGCATGCCTACTTACGATTTGTAGCGAGATAAACTGATTAGCCCACATCTGTCTCACTCCCTCCATATTATGAGTTTATGGCTATTTCGGTTTTTTGTCTACATGAGTATCATTAGAGTAAATAGGTATATTCattgattaataattagtattttatttttattatagttcaTTCCGTCATCCGTGACCCGTGTAAAGTTTAACTgtgataaaaagtttatgtgtgatttgtgtttaaaataggtattgggttttaaaaatataagtaatagagAAATTAAATTAGTGGGCCGGTTATGATATAGGTTcaggtaaaataaaaatatttatttatcacacaCTAATGCGACACTTACAAACAAACAGGaataacaaacacagcaaacaacaatcaaatcaaactaaaactaatcatacaatcaaacattacattacaaattgtttctCTTTTAATAgaccagagggcctaccatcaacttttaataagtgatgcgaatccgatgcacttcagtttaggtacccaaactgaatcactaaaattcgcaCCATGAATGCCTTTTAcggaatggcgtttggatcgcttatgaagaatgaacgaaataaaattgcgtttcgaaacctaaaatgatatgattttaggtttttttgcgtagaaaatactaaaaatatattttaaaattgcgcaattgcgtcaaacCATAAACCATTTAagccttttttatatttattaaatagtaacaatatagtaaaaaatatagttctttgaattacaaattaaatgtttgcttatgtgttttcgtaaagataacgagttatgaacgcacttccattgatgtttgatttgacaggaccacagagtacattttttttaattcgttcttgcgaacaggctatagcccgggcccttcctgcctcgtctttagtattttcatttttggtatttattttcagtattttgttttacaaaaagtccaataaagtattctcgtctcatctttaatcaataaattttttcttttctatgttttcactattttttaaagttattaacaacacgattcactttcttctaaggaagtagcaacttttttcgaatcgttcactttgacaaataagctatccagtttaggttgaaataacacctcatggtacgaatgaatgaacgaactaaatcagtttgcgattcagttgatatcatttttgacattcaattgacatcattgcgatttaatcagttgatttgacgtcaacctaaattagatagctctaatcacgtcgtggtacgaaatagcaaagctgttcattttaggttgtcaattgaatcgcaataagagttcatggtaggcccgcagtaCTTTTACGACTTGAGAAGCATTTTTGTGTTGGTGAGCGTAAGCGTTCGAACGTCCgactaatgttattgtaatcaaAACAAGTTACCGCCCGTAAAAACCGGCAAAAGAAGTGGtaagtgaatttatatatacatgaagtaggtataataatattatctagaaaAGCTAaaagatagtattaaaattataatatgaactatAAAGCCGACAGCGCTGTGCTTTTTTGAGGTCAtaagttcaaaaaaataatataattttcgaGTCTTTATACAAAGGTCCTCTGTTCTTCTTTTCTTTGTTCTTTCTAGAAGccacaaacgttttataaaaatattactttatttagagttttcaattataattaaaggTTTAAATATCATAAATGCATGAAATTTTAGGTTTGACAGTAAATGATTGCAGTATGGGTGTTTACCGCTAGATGGcggtaaataatttaatattttttgttaaataaacacGCATGCTTAGGCTATTGAGATAAAATAAGAAAGCAGTTTAAGGTATACTTGTTCCTCGAATGACACAAGCGAAAATATTAGGTTGACCATATGGTACGGAAACTTCAtgcgaaacacaaacaactCCTATATGGTATGTAGATTTCAAAACCTAGTCAGACTAGCGCGGTTCTACGACTAgatagatctacagtgccttgctagaaaaccaatgcacgccactgCACATATCTAAGAAGATTGGGCGCAAGTAATACAGCGAGATCTTGTTTATTCATCACTAAAAGTATTTAGAAATAACCAGCAAAAAAAAGTTATTCGCCTCGTGCGTTCAGTGGCGATATCATCTTGTCTAGAATTGTCGTACCCGAGGGATAACTAATGGGAACCCAATAACTCCCTCAGTGCGAACACATAAACGAAAATAGACACTTGAATTTTTAACAAAGTGTGTATTACTTTTGCTGCTATAGGCCTATCGcagatgacacactttttgtgcTATCGAGTCTGCGGCACACAAAAAGTACGCATTGCGCGCAGAATGTCTTTGGCAGATATTACACAGACTTAACGCACATTTTATCGGTTTCGGTCATTTTATCGGCAGAACTGTAGGGATGTATACGCAATGGAAGTACAGAGATTGCGgtgtattatttcgtacttgagatataaaaaagaagaaatagagAATTCATTGGTTCATCCTACTCTTTCAGAAGGATTATTAAAGGgactgtttcatattaaacattcagtTCTAAAACTATGTCCAAATAAATATGCACACTTCATCccataattttcattttaaatttctgtcATGATACTCTGCCACAGATGTATCATACAGTGCtggtctgtttttttttatttctttaatcaACATCGATACATCTATGTGATGTCTAGCGAGTCAGACGACAGACTAAAGTGAGAGTCGTCTGCGTTAGCGCGAGTTAACGCGAACCTTATATGTTTTTGGCGCACTTTTTGTATGGCGCGGTCTGTCAGATCTACGAGGATATTTTTTGTATCAGAGTTGTGCGTCGTTTGCGGTACTGCATATAATTCTGtatgttttattatcacagactaaaaagtgcgTCACGGATAGTCTGTTGTCTGCGATAGGCGATAATAAGAACAAATATGGCGccttcatttatttttcaaattacttataaattaccTAACGATTTTCTTCTGTGTTAAACTTTGTGAACGTGAATGTTTCACGTTTACTTGGGCGTACTATTGATTGTTTTTGGGACTGGGAGTTAAGCAACCTTGTATATAGGTCACAAGtacgattcaaattcaaatatttttattcaaaataggattcaaaatcacttattgaacgtcaaaatctaccacccattcaaaagagactgcctcagacctgagaagaatgggcgcaagaaactcagcgggctttttttttaatataaaatatggattacaatgtaatatcgtacaataaacatttataattaaagagcctgagggtgttcgctttattcccagtccgtggtgtcattaagaaaatcgtttatgctataataacctttcccacacaaacgttttttaacaattcttttaaatttcgtaacacatttgttttgtacattttctgggatcatgttgtaggagcatatacatcgcccaacaaaagacttactaactcgacccaaccgagtagtaggcattacaagtttatgattgttcctcgtgttaacattatgaatgtcacagtttctagaaaattcctcaatgtgcttatgaacatacaaaacattatcgaaaatgtattgagaagcaacagtcaaaatatttatttctttaaatttttctcttaatgattctttaagacctaggttataaatcgcgcgaatagccctcttctgcaacacaaagatagtattaatatcggccgcactgccccataacaatataccataggacataatactatgaaaataactaaagtatactaatctcgccgtatctatgtcagttaaccgtctaattttcttaaccgcatatgctgcagaactaagcctattcgccaatccttcaatatcccccactgcaatttggaatcaagagtaatgccaagaaataaagcagattccactggttttaccacctctccatttaataaaatattcgcatctacgtttttgacatttggttcggtgaatttaatatatttggttttatgattatttaacaataagttattggcgctaaaccagtacacgatgtcagatagagcattgtttacttcgtcatacaaaacttggcttcgtttcactttgaatataagtgaagtgtcatccgcaaacaataccaccttgtgttttttttctacaaggttaggtagatcatttatataaagtaggaagaggaagggtccaagaatagacccttgtggtacccccataccgagaggagtcccaggagatctcctgccattcacctcgaccctctgaatcctattatttaaatatgagatcagaagatcgagtgcagatcctcttacaccatagtggcataacttcctgaccagcgttgaatgctgaacacaatcaaaagccttagattaatcacagaagataccgagtgcattctgtgattcctcccaggcctcaaaaatattcctgatgagttcaacacctgcatccgtagtcgagcgtcccctagtaaaaccaaattgcttt
Coding sequences within it:
- the LOC126970495 gene encoding peflin isoform X2, whose amino-acid sequence is MAYQPGYGQPGNYGQLEMGHGPYPSVGAGGTVSPQVQQWFRAVDKDQSGFITAPELKAALVNGQGQTFSEVACNLMIGMFDKDRSGTINLEEFDKLYTYINQWLAVFKTYDTDQSGHIEEKELSQALSQMGFRFSPEFINFLTKRSDPREGKISVDSFIVMCVQLQRFTEAFRARDTQQNGTVTIGFEDFLNIALSCSI
- the LOC126970495 gene encoding sorcin isoform X1, producing the protein MPSVFISLMRLNYGEPYAKATKNNKIRKYNSAILYLVLLTCGIRRDMAYQPGYGQPGNYGQLEMGHGPYPSVGAGGTVSPQVQQWFRAVDKDQSGFITAPELKAALVNGQGQTFSEVACNLMIGMFDKDRSGTINLEEFDKLYTYINQWLAVFKTYDTDQSGHIEEKELSQALSQMGFRFSPEFINFLTKRSDPREGKISVDSFIVMCVQLQRFTEAFRARDTQQNGTVTIGFEDFLNIALSCSI